From the Candidatus Poribacteria bacterium genome, one window contains:
- the lpxB gene encoding lipid-A-disaccharide synthase yields MPQTSFHQPKIMIVAGEPSGDLHASHVVHRVKALCPDVKLFGMGGDLLEKAGVKLDFHIRDSAVMGFADVITVLPMFLRKQAHLKRCIREERPDMLLLVDFAEFNMPLAKYARSQGVSVVYYIPPKAWAWRAGRARKLAKWADVVAAIFPFEAEFYRNAGANTEFVGHPLVDFAQTPLTMHEARAQLGLDESEQTRDAPVIGLVPGSRRSEIRHILPVMLRAAASIAEVYPNAQWILPLAPGISHDLIAKCQQELGNIGVPPIEIVEKMTYPAMRASTLLLVTSGTATLEAACIGTPMIIVFRTSAFNWRIITTLSPLNRSGLPNLIAGHDIVPELLQTDLTPTALTELALDFLGNPEKRKTQQKALQAVHAQLGIAGAAERTAELVLAQIAVSG; encoded by the coding sequence ATGCCACAAACATCTTTTCACCAGCCAAAAATTATGATTGTTGCTGGTGAACCTTCCGGTGATCTGCACGCTTCTCATGTTGTCCATCGCGTTAAAGCCCTTTGTCCGGATGTGAAACTTTTTGGTATGGGCGGCGATCTCTTGGAAAAGGCGGGGGTTAAACTGGATTTCCACATCCGAGATTCCGCCGTTATGGGGTTCGCCGATGTTATTACTGTCCTGCCGATGTTTCTTCGGAAACAGGCACATCTGAAGCGGTGTATCCGAGAAGAACGTCCCGATATGCTGCTCCTCGTCGATTTTGCTGAGTTCAATATGCCGTTAGCGAAGTACGCTCGGAGCCAAGGCGTTTCGGTCGTCTACTATATCCCCCCGAAGGCTTGGGCATGGCGTGCGGGTCGGGCGCGGAAGTTGGCGAAATGGGCTGACGTTGTTGCAGCGATCTTTCCGTTTGAAGCGGAATTCTACCGAAACGCTGGCGCGAATACGGAATTTGTTGGGCATCCGCTCGTTGATTTTGCACAAACCCCTCTCACTATGCACGAGGCACGGGCACAGCTCGGTTTAGACGAATCGGAACAGACCCGAGATGCTCCTGTCATCGGATTGGTGCCCGGGAGTCGCCGTTCCGAGATTCGACACATTTTGCCAGTCATGCTGAGAGCCGCTGCGAGCATTGCTGAGGTCTATCCGAATGCACAGTGGATCCTCCCTTTAGCCCCAGGAATTTCACACGATCTTATTGCGAAGTGCCAGCAGGAATTGGGGAACATCGGGGTGCCACCCATCGAAATTGTGGAGAAGATGACCTATCCGGCGATGCGGGCATCAACGCTACTGCTGGTTACTTCTGGTACGGCGACGCTTGAAGCAGCGTGCATCGGGACACCGATGATTATCGTCTTTCGCACATCGGCATTCAACTGGCGTATTATCACGACCTTGTCTCCTTTGAACCGAAGCGGACTTCCTAACCTGATTGCTGGACACGACATCGTTCCCGAACTGCTACAAACAGATCTGACGCCAACGGCTTTGACGGAATTGGCTTTGGATTTCTTGGGGAATCCTGAGAAACGAAAGACACAACAGAAGGCACTGCAAGCGGTTCATGCGCAACTCGGCATAGCCGGTGCTGCTGAACGCACTGCCGAATTGGTGTTGGCGCAAATAGCAGTCAGCGGTTAG
- the argC gene encoding N-acetyl-gamma-glutamyl-phosphate reductase, whose amino-acid sequence MIKIGIVGASGYSGSELLRFLVNHPGELQVTLCTSETYAGQCIDSVLPNLRGFLSAKFEPLAIDSLKDRVDAVVLAVPHKVAMSFVPQILAQGLRIVDFSADYRLQDAETYEAWYHVEHTSTELIPQAVYGLPERYRDCIRSAQLVANPGCYPTSAILAAMPFIAQGVVALDSIIVDSKSGISGAGPKPRENTHYPNRESNCVAYNIGVHRHTPEIEQELSAVASEPVCVTFTPHLVPMTRGILSTVYMRLTEEMSAEEALDIYSTFYENEPFVRVLPSGTYPETKAVLGSNYCDVGLEVDTRTGRIVAMAAIDNLGKGAAGAVVQNLNLMFGFKETAGLKVPGMMP is encoded by the coding sequence ATGATAAAAATTGGAATTGTTGGGGCATCCGGATACAGTGGTAGTGAATTGCTGCGATTTCTGGTCAACCATCCTGGAGAATTGCAAGTAACCCTCTGCACGTCTGAAACTTACGCTGGGCAGTGTATTGATAGTGTCCTGCCGAACCTGCGTGGTTTTCTATCTGCTAAATTTGAACCGTTAGCTATTGACTCTCTCAAAGACAGGGTGGACGCTGTTGTTCTTGCTGTTCCACACAAGGTTGCGATGTCGTTTGTGCCACAAATTTTGGCGCAAGGTTTGCGTATCGTGGATTTCAGCGCAGACTACCGACTTCAGGATGCTGAGACCTACGAGGCATGGTATCATGTGGAGCACACAAGCACAGAGTTGATACCACAAGCCGTCTATGGTTTACCCGAGCGGTATCGCGATTGTATCCGTTCTGCGCAACTCGTCGCTAATCCTGGTTGTTATCCAACGAGTGCTATACTTGCGGCGATGCCTTTCATTGCTCAAGGTGTCGTAGCATTAGATTCTATTATTGTTGACTCGAAGTCGGGGATTTCCGGTGCCGGTCCGAAACCGCGCGAAAATACACATTATCCGAATCGGGAGTCTAACTGTGTTGCTTACAATATCGGTGTGCATCGGCATACACCGGAGATTGAACAGGAGTTGTCGGCTGTCGCATCAGAACCGGTCTGTGTCACGTTTACCCCACATCTCGTTCCGATGACCCGCGGCATCCTCAGCACCGTCTATATGCGTCTTACAGAAGAGATGTCCGCCGAAGAAGCTCTCGATATATATTCCACTTTTTATGAGAATGAGCCGTTTGTTCGAGTGCTTCCATCTGGTACCTACCCGGAAACGAAAGCCGTCCTTGGCAGCAACTATTGCGATGTTGGACTTGAGGTGGATACGCGAACGGGTCGTATTGTCGCTATGGCAGCGATTGATAACCTCGGTAAAGGTGCAGCGGGTGCCGTCGTTCAGAATCTCAATTTGATGTTTGGTTTCAAGGAGACTGCTGGGCTGAAGGTGCCGGGGATGATGCCGTAG
- a CDS encoding fumarylacetoacetate hydrolase family protein: MKLARYELNGTIGYGTVSGDNLNVLSGSPFGEHSETGETVALADVKLLAPTTPTKVLAVGLNYRSHLDGAPEPTNPEIFIKTPSCINDPEGNIELPDGDDDVHAEGELVVIMKKQTRKATPKEAAANILGVTCGNDVSARTWQSNDLQWWRAKASDTFGPIGPVIATDVDYTDAQLETRINGEVVQKQTTADLIFPVTTIVSFISQAITLEPGDAIFTGTPGTTTALKAGDVVEIEIEGIGILKNPVVGQ; encoded by the coding sequence ATGAAACTTGCGCGATATGAATTAAATGGCACAATCGGTTACGGCACCGTTTCAGGAGATAACCTCAACGTCCTATCGGGATCCCCGTTCGGTGAACACAGCGAGACTGGCGAGACCGTCGCATTAGCGGATGTCAAACTCCTCGCACCCACAACACCGACAAAGGTATTAGCCGTCGGTCTGAACTATCGGAGTCATTTAGACGGGGCTCCAGAACCAACAAACCCCGAAATCTTCATCAAAACCCCCTCTTGTATCAACGATCCGGAAGGCAATATAGAACTACCAGACGGTGATGACGATGTCCACGCCGAAGGCGAACTCGTCGTCATTATGAAGAAACAGACCCGGAAAGCAACACCAAAGGAAGCCGCCGCCAACATATTGGGCGTAACGTGCGGAAACGATGTCAGTGCACGCACATGGCAGAGCAATGACTTACAGTGGTGGCGCGCCAAAGCATCCGATACCTTTGGACCGATAGGACCCGTTATCGCTACCGACGTTGACTATACCGATGCACAATTAGAAACCCGCATCAACGGCGAAGTCGTTCAGAAGCAGACCACCGCAGACCTCATCTTTCCGGTAACAACCATCGTGAGTTTTATTTCACAAGCAATCACCCTTGAACCCGGAGACGCAATCTTTACAGGCACACCCGGCACAACCACAGCCCTGAAAGCCGGTGATGTCGTTGAAATCGAGATTGAAGGCATCGGCATTCTGAAAAATCCTGTCGTCGGACAATAA
- a CDS encoding lactate racemase domain-containing protein: protein MSTHIAHGGKDTVITTKEKRALLHEALLKLGGIPKKILVIPPDITRLHSNAGELTQILYELWDAANGTTFDILPAIGTHAPMTEEQIAEMYGDLPKATYHVHNWRTGLYHFGEVPSELVQEVSGGKLDYSIPVAVNRRLVEGDYELIISVGQVIPHEVIGIANGFKNILVGVGGVEMINKSHFLGAVDGMERLMGRTDTSVRRVLNYAHAHHLKQLGILYVMSVMDTDTTGERVMRGLYVGDDAQTFETAAELSRTVNMTFLDEPLSKVVVYLDPIEFKSTWLGNKAIYRTRMAMADDGELIIIAPGLREFGEDAEIDRLIRKYGYRGTPATLKAVSENPELQENLSAAAHLIHGSTEGRFKVTYATGHLTQTEIESVGYQWAPVNEVIAEYNPETLVDGFNDDSSPRGRCDFQPHRSARFFYISEPGQGLWALRSRFSE, encoded by the coding sequence ATGTCAACCCACATTGCCCACGGTGGAAAAGACACCGTTATCACAACCAAAGAAAAGCGCGCCTTACTCCACGAGGCACTGCTCAAGTTAGGCGGCATCCCAAAAAAGATTCTGGTGATCCCGCCCGATATAACACGCCTCCACTCAAATGCCGGTGAACTCACCCAAATCCTATATGAATTATGGGACGCTGCAAACGGCACCACCTTCGATATCCTCCCCGCTATCGGTACACACGCACCGATGACCGAAGAACAGATCGCCGAGATGTACGGCGATTTACCCAAGGCGACCTACCATGTCCACAACTGGCGCACGGGACTCTATCACTTCGGTGAAGTGCCATCGGAATTAGTCCAAGAGGTCTCAGGGGGCAAACTCGATTACAGCATCCCTGTCGCCGTAAACCGCCGCCTCGTGGAAGGAGATTACGAACTCATCATCTCCGTCGGACAGGTCATCCCACACGAAGTCATCGGTATTGCTAACGGATTCAAGAACATCCTCGTCGGTGTAGGCGGCGTGGAGATGATTAACAAATCCCATTTCCTCGGTGCCGTAGACGGCATGGAACGCTTGATGGGAAGAACGGATACCTCGGTTAGAAGAGTCCTCAATTACGCACACGCACACCATCTGAAACAACTCGGCATTTTGTACGTTATGAGCGTCATGGATACAGACACCACTGGCGAACGTGTGATGCGTGGACTCTACGTCGGCGATGACGCACAGACCTTTGAAACCGCCGCGGAATTGAGTAGAACCGTTAACATGACGTTCTTAGATGAACCCTTATCAAAAGTAGTCGTCTATTTAGATCCGATAGAGTTTAAAAGCACATGGCTCGGCAACAAAGCAATCTACCGCACGAGAATGGCGATGGCAGACGATGGTGAGTTAATTATCATCGCGCCCGGCCTCCGAGAATTCGGGGAGGACGCAGAAATCGACCGACTCATCCGAAAGTACGGCTACCGCGGCACCCCTGCAACACTCAAGGCAGTCTCAGAAAACCCGGAACTGCAAGAAAACCTTTCTGCGGCTGCACACTTAATCCACGGCAGTACCGAAGGACGTTTCAAGGTAACTTATGCGACCGGGCATCTCACCCAGACTGAGATTGAATCCGTCGGCTACCAATGGGCACCTGTAAACGAAGTTATTGCCGAATACAACCCCGAGACGCTTGTTGACGGGTTCAACGATGATTCCTCCCCCCGTGGTAGGTGCGATTTCCAACCGCACCGATCCGCGCGCTTTTTCTACATCAGCGAACCCGGACAAGGCTTATGGGCATTACGCTCGCGGTTTAGTGAGTAA
- a CDS encoding FAD-dependent oxidoreductase has product MTNSSESIHTDTTSQKKTNHVLSCDVFIYGSTPGGCAAAIEAARRGCKVILACPQQHPGGMMASGLSTTDAVRREMFGGLVIEFINGVREEYRQTIGENSPDWKLIQDGWFYEPSVAERVFDQLLGAEADTLTFLREYHLIDATAQTNQITTVKLEASNQSQLRVTAKTFIDGTYEGDLAAAAGVPYRVGREGIEEYGEPRAGIHYMNWKTGEQILTPDTGEPSPAIQAFCARSIFTTDPDKIVPIEKPATYEQHLQDFLPLLDDFATGRIQSLGLGTPLPNKKYQLNGSIDRLTSLNCPGISWTWPEAQRHHRQRLAQFHLDHAAGYVWFLQNEPRVPESTRNLWRQAGLHQDEFTDTGHWPWQIYVRQGRRIEGRALVTQHNFTVDPKTGRTPQIDHAIAIGEHSFDVHPCHDRRYTVDGFMEGVLWYPKKADGPAQPGQVPYGAMLPQHLNNLLVPVAMSSTHVAMSVLRMEPLWMTTGQIAGLAAMEAMDSGIDVANLDPDPLPRMLGIKVDPYE; this is encoded by the coding sequence ATGACAAATTCATCAGAATCAATTCATACGGATACAACTTCGCAAAAAAAGACAAACCACGTCCTGTCCTGCGATGTTTTTATCTACGGTTCGACCCCCGGCGGTTGCGCCGCCGCCATTGAAGCAGCCCGACGCGGGTGTAAAGTTATTCTCGCATGTCCACAACAACATCCGGGTGGGATGATGGCAAGCGGACTATCAACAACAGATGCCGTACGGCGAGAGATGTTCGGTGGCCTGGTCATCGAGTTCATTAACGGTGTGCGCGAAGAATATCGGCAAACCATTGGAGAGAATTCTCCCGATTGGAAGCTTATTCAAGACGGATGGTTTTATGAACCGTCGGTCGCAGAACGTGTCTTCGATCAACTGCTCGGGGCAGAAGCGGATACCTTGACGTTTCTGAGAGAATACCATTTGATTGACGCAACCGCACAGACGAATCAAATTACAACGGTAAAACTGGAAGCCTCTAACCAATCGCAGCTGCGTGTAACCGCAAAGACCTTCATCGACGGCACCTACGAAGGCGACCTCGCGGCGGCAGCAGGTGTGCCTTACCGTGTTGGACGTGAAGGTATTGAAGAATACGGAGAACCTCGCGCTGGTATACATTACATGAACTGGAAGACAGGTGAACAGATTCTAACGCCTGATACCGGGGAACCGTCGCCTGCCATCCAAGCCTTTTGTGCCAGGAGCATTTTTACGACAGATCCCGATAAGATTGTCCCAATTGAAAAACCAGCAACTTATGAACAACACCTACAAGATTTTCTACCGCTACTTGACGATTTCGCAACCGGACGCATACAGAGCTTAGGACTCGGTACACCGCTGCCGAACAAAAAGTATCAACTAAACGGTTCGATTGATCGGTTGACCAGCCTGAATTGCCCGGGCATCAGTTGGACCTGGCCAGAGGCACAGCGGCATCACCGGCAACGACTTGCCCAATTTCACCTTGACCACGCCGCAGGGTACGTCTGGTTCCTTCAAAATGAACCGAGGGTACCAGAGAGCACGCGTAATCTGTGGAGACAGGCAGGCTTGCATCAGGACGAATTCACCGATACGGGACATTGGCCCTGGCAAATCTATGTCCGTCAAGGCCGTCGCATCGAAGGCAGAGCACTGGTAACACAGCATAATTTCACAGTCGATCCGAAAACCGGACGAACCCCTCAGATTGATCACGCCATCGCCATTGGCGAACATTCGTTTGATGTTCACCCCTGTCACGATCGACGGTATACAGTAGATGGTTTTATGGAGGGTGTCCTCTGGTATCCCAAAAAAGCCGATGGACCCGCCCAACCCGGTCAAGTCCCTTACGGTGCTATGTTGCCTCAACATTTGAACAACCTACTCGTGCCAGTTGCGATGTCAAGCACTCACGTTGCAATGTCGGTCCTCCGCATGGAACCATTGTGGATGACGACAGGTCAGATCGCGGGACTTGCAGCAATGGAAGCCATGGATAGTGGTATCGATGTCGCCAACCTCGATCCTGATCCCTTACCACGGATGTTGGGGATCAAAGTAGATCCATACGAATAA
- a CDS encoding LamG domain-containing protein has product MRILSFLLTLMLVVGIYTAQAVDEETLLLYLPFDDGTGKSPKDASGNENKASIQGNLKWVKGKINGALEFDGGATNFVEVAHNPDLEGMKQLTVEAWVQPLGPDALARGIVSKRAAWQNSDVYNLFSWNESKFWARVNAKDGQQISSESILEDKKWMHLAYVYDGNTKKQLLYVNGELENEVDHPEDEVGKGEKPVWIGTLNQGYAQTWNGLIDEVRIWSTVLTKDEIKLSMDGELLPVQPSGKATTTWGRIKAR; this is encoded by the coding sequence ATGCGTATACTTTCTTTTCTTTTAACACTTATGCTTGTTGTCGGTATCTACACGGCACAAGCAGTCGATGAAGAGACATTACTGCTCTATCTACCCTTTGACGATGGGACAGGGAAAAGCCCCAAAGATGCCTCTGGCAACGAAAATAAAGCCAGTATCCAAGGGAATTTGAAATGGGTCAAGGGCAAAATCAACGGTGCGCTTGAATTTGATGGCGGTGCGACGAACTTTGTCGAAGTCGCACACAACCCCGACCTTGAAGGTATGAAACAACTGACAGTTGAAGCCTGGGTTCAACCTTTAGGACCAGATGCACTTGCCAGAGGTATCGTTTCCAAACGCGCAGCATGGCAGAATTCGGATGTTTACAACCTCTTTTCGTGGAATGAGAGCAAGTTCTGGGCAAGAGTGAACGCCAAGGACGGCCAACAAATTTCATCGGAATCCATCTTAGAAGACAAAAAATGGATGCATCTCGCTTATGTGTATGACGGCAATACAAAGAAGCAACTGCTCTACGTTAACGGTGAGCTCGAAAACGAAGTAGATCACCCTGAAGATGAAGTTGGAAAGGGCGAAAAACCTGTATGGATTGGGACGCTCAACCAAGGGTACGCACAAACGTGGAATGGTCTCATTGACGAGGTCAGGATATGGAGTACTGTCCTGACCAAAGATGAAATCAAATTGTCAATGGATGGAGAACTCCTACCCGTCCAACCTTCTGGGAAAGCCACGACAACATGGGGACGCATTAAAGCAAGATGA
- a CDS encoding WD40 repeat domain-containing protein, producing the protein MNTDVTAWELPNGAIARLGRGIIRDMEPSPDGKYLVMATSIGAWWYELATMQPIALWETERGYLSTLKFSPNGNLLATGNEEGHIKVWDVQRQHCIFEMSRESRKGWLNGVSQLAFSPDGQHLASSGGKYDAVYVWHLETREQIAKFTVDEELQSRHRPSRIPLTFSPDGKCLIGATPENTFSVWDIETGERMAHLTEHSFRLTALFLSPCRKFLASVDRDGNLRKWEVNKLTANTSIPIVTSLPKAINWVQYAFSSDSTLLAAKVSGTTITVSDVENDREIATLDHKETIKRVRFLQKGSQLVIRGEDTIQVWNVGESAPQSSVIRGHMSVCGSVKFSPDGQTLSAGYFSGDIHLRDVQKLKLQTTFSCEGLNMTRSIDVSPCGNQLAATSYDKIVRVWDLGKPEAPPTQLIGHQAVLYALAFSPKGNRLVSADSNGVLGVWDVEDDYKLRLFTEETDWIWSIAFSPDGKSVASAHESKKAKLWEIESGKQITEFSMNHPQETAKYKGDEHQIQKKLKWLEKGLVYKTTPEAIAFSPDGTLIAGGVFREIWLWNATTYETQMVICLPHGCWRAEALTFSPCGRYLVSGASWQGTDKVSIRLWDVATGENIATFWSHPTDIQSLAFSPDGTLLASSSYDGTILLWDMKPYLSATD; encoded by the coding sequence ATGAATACAGATGTCACCGCTTGGGAACTCCCCAACGGAGCAATTGCTCGATTAGGACGTGGAATAATAAGAGATATGGAACCCTCGCCAGATGGAAAATATCTCGTTATGGCGACCAGTATTGGAGCCTGGTGGTATGAACTCGCCACAATGCAACCAATCGCGCTCTGGGAAACAGAACGCGGGTATCTTTCGACACTTAAATTCTCACCTAACGGTAATCTACTCGCTACGGGTAATGAAGAAGGACACATCAAAGTATGGGATGTCCAACGCCAACACTGCATCTTTGAGATGAGCCGGGAGAGTCGGAAAGGATGGCTTAATGGTGTTTCCCAACTTGCCTTTTCACCAGATGGACAACATCTCGCTTCTTCTGGTGGAAAATACGATGCTGTTTACGTCTGGCATCTCGAAACCCGTGAACAGATTGCAAAATTTACCGTTGATGAAGAACTTCAATCTCGCCATCGCCCGAGTCGCATCCCACTTACCTTTTCACCTGACGGAAAATGCCTCATAGGCGCAACCCCCGAAAATACCTTCTCAGTCTGGGACATCGAAACCGGTGAACGCATGGCGCACCTCACAGAACATTCATTTCGGCTGACTGCTCTGTTCCTTTCCCCATGTCGTAAGTTTTTAGCATCCGTAGATAGGGATGGCAACCTCCGCAAGTGGGAGGTTAATAAACTCACCGCTAACACATCCATTCCAATCGTCACATCCTTGCCAAAAGCAATCAACTGGGTACAATACGCATTCTCATCCGACAGCACTTTGCTTGCTGCGAAGGTTTCTGGAACAACTATTACGGTTTCAGATGTAGAAAACGATAGAGAAATTGCGACCTTAGACCATAAAGAGACCATTAAGAGGGTCCGTTTTTTACAAAAAGGTTCACAATTGGTTATAAGGGGTGAAGATACGATTCAGGTGTGGAACGTCGGGGAATCCGCGCCCCAGTCTTCGGTTATTCGCGGACACATGTCGGTGTGTGGTTCCGTAAAATTCTCGCCAGATGGTCAGACACTATCTGCAGGATATTTCTCAGGTGATATTCACTTACGAGATGTTCAGAAACTAAAACTACAAACAACATTTAGCTGCGAAGGTCTCAACATGACTCGTTCCATTGACGTTTCGCCCTGTGGCAACCAGTTAGCTGCCACTTCTTATGACAAAATTGTGCGAGTGTGGGATCTCGGCAAACCAGAGGCACCACCTACCCAGCTCATCGGACATCAAGCCGTCCTCTATGCCCTCGCGTTTTCTCCAAAAGGAAATCGACTCGTAAGCGCGGATTCTAACGGTGTTTTAGGCGTATGGGATGTGGAAGACGACTATAAACTTCGACTGTTTACGGAAGAAACGGATTGGATATGGTCGATTGCATTCTCACCTGACGGAAAGTCCGTTGCGAGTGCACACGAGAGCAAAAAAGCCAAACTCTGGGAAATTGAAAGTGGGAAGCAAATTACCGAATTCTCTATGAATCATCCCCAAGAGACTGCAAAATACAAGGGCGACGAGCATCAAATTCAGAAGAAACTCAAGTGGCTGGAGAAAGGGTTGGTGTACAAAACCACACCAGAAGCAATCGCATTTTCTCCTGATGGCACTCTGATTGCTGGCGGCGTGTTTCGGGAAATTTGGTTGTGGAACGCTACAACCTACGAGACCCAGATGGTGATATGTTTACCACACGGATGTTGGAGAGCTGAAGCACTAACTTTTTCCCCGTGTGGACGCTATCTGGTTTCTGGCGCATCGTGGCAAGGTACTGATAAGGTCTCCATCCGTTTGTGGGATGTTGCTACCGGTGAAAATATCGCCACTTTCTGGAGCCATCCCACCGATATTCAGTCGCTCGCCTTTTCGCCTGACGGAACGCTTTTGGCAAGTTCAAGCTATGACGGCACTATTCTATTATGGGATATGAAGCCTTATCTCTCTGCTACCGACTAA
- a CDS encoding HAD-IA family hydrolase produces MIKAVFLDFYETLCFHRHSLEENLERIAKRYGVEVNWERCDTALERLFAGTSAPDPPTEFSLLELSMTVMTRECEFIREVGIKKHVEQIAWELLQSGHRLFAANSATLYADVVPTLQRLRGAGFKLAIVSNWDTPLDPLTERLGIAEYFDAIVASHDARVRSEKPDSHIFNYALAAVGVSAEEAVHVGDTYAADIVGARNVGIRPILLDRDGTQTGKWRETIQSLSELPELFT; encoded by the coding sequence ATGATAAAAGCTGTTTTCTTAGATTTTTACGAAACATTGTGTTTCCATAGGCATTCACTTGAAGAAAACCTTGAAAGAATCGCTAAAAGGTATGGTGTTGAGGTCAATTGGGAACGCTGTGACACAGCATTGGAACGTCTCTTTGCTGGTACATCGGCACCCGACCCTCCTACGGAATTTTCTTTGCTGGAATTGTCTATGACTGTGATGACGCGAGAATGCGAATTTATAAGAGAAGTCGGCATTAAGAAGCACGTGGAACAGATCGCGTGGGAGCTGTTACAATCTGGACACCGCCTCTTTGCTGCGAATAGTGCTACCCTCTACGCCGATGTCGTTCCGACACTTCAGCGTTTACGAGGTGCAGGTTTCAAGTTAGCAATAGTTTCTAATTGGGATACACCCTTAGATCCGTTAACTGAAAGACTTGGTATTGCCGAGTATTTTGATGCCATCGTCGCCTCGCATGATGCCCGCGTCAGGTCCGAAAAACCAGATTCGCATATCTTCAACTACGCGCTCGCAGCGGTCGGTGTCTCGGCAGAAGAAGCCGTTCATGTCGGAGATACTTATGCTGCGGATATCGTCGGGGCAAGAAATGTGGGGATTCGTCCGATATTGCTTGACCGTGATGGGACACAAACTGGCAAGTGGCGTGAGACGATTCAGAGTCTTTCTGAATTGCCGGAGTTGTTCACTTAA
- a CDS encoding HAD-IA family hydrolase: protein MIKAVFFDFYYTLCVWGQSLEPRLRKITERYGFEVDPERYVKARENLYAEASGSDPTTHSLLGTMQEIIGSYCEFIKGLGVQEHVEQIAWELLQSEHSLFAASAATLYDDAIPTLEHLRDAGFKLAIVSNWDTPLDPLTERLGIAHYFDAITASHDARVKSAKPDPHIFNYTLAKVGVSAEAVVHVGDTYEADIVGARNAGIRPILIDRDGSQVGKWGETIRSLSELPGLL, encoded by the coding sequence ATGATAAAAGCAGTTTTCTTTGATTTTTATTATACCCTATGTGTTTGGGGACAGTCGCTTGAACCGAGACTCCGAAAGATTACCGAGCGGTATGGATTTGAAGTTGACCCGGAACGTTATGTAAAGGCACGCGAGAACCTGTATGCCGAAGCATCCGGGTCGGATCCTACCACACACTCTCTTCTTGGAACAATGCAAGAAATTATTGGGAGTTACTGCGAATTTATAAAAGGACTCGGCGTTCAAGAACATGTGGAACAGATCGCGTGGGAATTATTACAATCTGAACACTCGCTGTTTGCTGCGAGTGCTGCTACGCTCTACGACGATGCTATTCCGACACTTGAACATTTGCGCGATGCGGGTTTCAAGTTAGCGATCGTTTCCAATTGGGATACGCCGCTGGATCCGCTTACTGAGCGGCTTGGTATTGCTCACTATTTTGACGCAATCACTGCTTCACATGATGCGCGCGTCAAGTCCGCAAAACCGGATCCGCATATTTTCAATTATACACTGGCAAAAGTTGGGGTTTCAGCGGAGGCGGTTGTTCATGTCGGAGATACCTACGAGGCGGATATCGTCGGGGCAAGGAACGCAGGGATTCGTCCAATACTGATTGATCGAGACGGTTCACAGGTTGGCAAATGGGGTGAGACGATTCGGAGTTTGTCTGAATTACCCGGGTTGCTTTAG
- the queC gene encoding 7-cyano-7-deazaguanine synthase QueC — MSKKAVVLLSGGLDSTTTLAIARDEGYDTYAMSFRYGQRHTVELECAENVAKMLGVREHTIVDIDLRAFGASALTANIEVPKNRPDTEMGNGIPITYVPARNTIFLSYALAYAEVLDADTIFIGANAIDYSGYPDCRPEYIEAYQAMANLATQAGVEGKTKLTICAPLMYKTKAEIIQIGTALGVDYSLTLSCYDPDAAGSACGGCDSCLLRKRGFEEAGIPDPTCYR; from the coding sequence GTGTCTAAAAAAGCGGTAGTTTTACTCAGTGGTGGCTTGGATTCAACAACAACACTCGCTATTGCGCGCGATGAAGGTTACGACACTTATGCAATGAGTTTTCGGTACGGTCAACGGCACACAGTAGAGTTAGAATGTGCAGAAAACGTTGCAAAGATGTTAGGTGTCCGAGAGCATACGATCGTTGACATTGACCTGCGTGCATTTGGGGCATCAGCACTGACAGCAAATATTGAAGTTCCAAAGAACAGACCTGATACAGAAATGGGAAATGGCATACCGATAACTTATGTCCCCGCCCGAAACACGATTTTCCTCTCCTACGCCCTTGCTTACGCGGAGGTTCTCGATGCTGATACCATTTTTATCGGAGCCAATGCCATTGATTACAGCGGCTATCCAGACTGTCGCCCAGAGTATATAGAAGCCTATCAGGCGATGGCGAACCTTGCGACACAAGCCGGTGTTGAAGGTAAGACGAAACTAACAATCTGCGCTCCATTGATGTATAAAACGAAGGCGGAGATTATTCAAATTGGCACTGCCCTCGGTGTCGATTATAGCCTTACCTTGAGTTGTTACGATCCAGATGCCGCAGGCAGCGCGTGTGGTGGATGTGATAGTTGTCTGCTCCGAAAGAGAGGTTTTGAAGAGGCGGGTATTCCTGATCCGACGTGCTATCGCTAA